One Saccharopolyspora erythraea NRRL 2338 genomic region harbors:
- a CDS encoding amino acid-binding protein, translating to MSFLIRVQIPDRPGTLGAVASALGEIGADILSVDVVERGNDMAIDDMVVELPSGRLPDVLITAAESVAGVEVDAVRPYAGVLDTHRELELVEEIAAEPARGLQIFAEGVPRIIRSGWAVVFGHRSGGAEQLAASTSAPQEGYLELPWLPLPRATILDGDEPWVPETWQELGTELAATPIGKPDRVLLAGRPGGPMFRAAEVARLAHLAGIVSVVLDG from the coding sequence GTGTCCTTCCTGATCCGGGTGCAGATTCCGGACCGTCCGGGAACGCTCGGTGCGGTGGCGAGCGCGCTGGGCGAGATCGGTGCCGACATCCTCAGCGTCGATGTCGTCGAGCGCGGCAACGACATGGCGATCGACGACATGGTGGTGGAGCTGCCGTCCGGACGGCTCCCCGACGTGCTGATCACCGCCGCGGAGTCGGTCGCGGGCGTGGAGGTCGACGCGGTGCGCCCCTACGCCGGGGTCCTCGACACCCACCGGGAGCTGGAGCTGGTCGAGGAGATCGCGGCCGAACCCGCGCGAGGTCTGCAGATCTTCGCCGAGGGCGTGCCGCGCATCATCCGCTCCGGCTGGGCGGTCGTGTTCGGGCACCGCTCCGGTGGCGCCGAGCAGCTCGCCGCCAGCACCTCGGCCCCGCAGGAGGGCTACCTGGAGCTGCCGTGGCTGCCGCTGCCCAGGGCGACGATCCTCGACGGCGACGAGCCGTGGGTGCCCGAAACCTGGCAGGAGCTCGGCACCGAGCTGGCCGCCACCCCGATCGGCAAGCCCGACCGGGTGCTGCTGGCCGGACGGCCGGGCGGACCGATGTTCCGCGCCGCCGAGGTGGCCAGGCTCGCCCACCTGGCGGGCATCGTCTCGGTGGTCCTCGACGGCTGA
- a CDS encoding GNAT family N-acetyltransferase, whose protein sequence is MRTSTITVRAVGPDDFEAVADLTARAYVDGGHLSADDGYVRKLRDVADRARRAELLVAVEGDRVLGSVTLARGEGDYANIARRGEMEFRMLAVAPEASGRGVGRALVQAVVDRARVEGHERIVLTSQASMTVAHGLYERFGFRRTPDRDWEPEPGLHLMAYVLDLG, encoded by the coding sequence ATGAGGACTTCCACGATCACGGTCCGCGCCGTCGGACCGGACGACTTCGAAGCGGTCGCCGACCTGACCGCTCGCGCCTACGTCGACGGCGGGCACCTGTCCGCCGACGACGGCTACGTGCGCAAGCTGCGCGACGTGGCCGACCGGGCGCGGCGCGCGGAGCTGCTGGTCGCCGTCGAGGGCGACCGGGTGCTCGGCTCGGTGACCCTGGCCAGGGGCGAGGGCGACTACGCCAACATCGCCAGGCGGGGCGAGATGGAGTTCCGGATGCTGGCCGTCGCGCCCGAGGCTTCGGGTCGCGGCGTCGGCCGGGCGCTGGTGCAGGCGGTGGTCGACCGGGCCCGCGTCGAGGGGCACGAGCGGATCGTGCTCACCAGCCAGGCGTCGATGACCGTCGCCCACGGGCTCTACGAGCGCTTCGGTTTCCGGCGGACGCCCGACCGCGACTGGGAGCCGGAACCCGGGCTGCACCTGATGGCCTACGTCCTCGACCTGGGCTGA